A window from Oncorhynchus keta strain PuntledgeMale-10-30-2019 unplaced genomic scaffold, Oket_V2 Un_contig_23193_pilon_pilon, whole genome shotgun sequence encodes these proteins:
- the LOC118374891 gene encoding uncharacterized protein LOC118374891 has product MLERRVAHKMKYYTVETGNTLASHIQFMRRLNNTTRCFTEVESPEESDVIMAFCPIVSRAGTDIEAALQQIPKGKDVILVVLHHIFNPDYTVPFSSRLVTRSDVILTVDCLFHESLGGLLDCPRNDAAVRNIRQKFDTVDCLFHESQGLLDCPRNDAAVKNMKQKLYNTRSCGFLAWILNGVMWAVSSGYNYVFIHNTRPPTRPRSGSLSVIWSNIMCTVSSVYSYLCTWLLYVKRCFWDNN; this is encoded by the exons ATGTTGGAACGCAGAG TGGCACACAAGATGAAGTACTACACAGTTGAGACTGGCAATACTTTGGCTTCTCATATTCAGTTTATGAGACGACTCAACAACACCACAAGATGTTTTACGGAAGTCGAGTCGCCAGAGGAGAGTGATGTCATCATGGCTTTCTGTCCCATCGTCTCCCGCGCTGGGACTGATATTGAAGCAGCACTGCAACAGATTCCAA AGGGTAAAGATGTCATTCTGGTAGTACTGCATCACATCTTCAACCCAGACTACACTGTACCTTTCAGCAGCAGACTAGTGACCAGAAGTGATGTCATACTCACAGTGGACTGTCTGTTCCATGAGAGCCTGGGAGGACTACTGGACTGTCCTCGCAATGATGCAGCAGTCAGAAATATTAGGCAGAAGTTTGACACAGTGGACTGTCTGTTCCATGAGAGCCAGGGACTACTGGACTGTCCTCGCAATGATGCAGCAGTCAAAAACATGAAGCAGAAGCTTTACAAT ACCAGAAGTTGTGGCTTTCTAGCTTGGATTCTAAACGGTGTCATG TGGGCAGTGTCTTCAGGCTACAACTACGTTTTCATTCACA ATACACGTCCCCCTACAAGGCCTCGTTCTGGCAGTCTATCTGTGATTTGGAGCAATATAATG TGCACAGTGTCTTCAGTCTACAGCTACCTCTGTACATGGCTTTTGTATGTGAAGCGGTGCTTCTGGGACAATAATTAG
- the LOC118374892 gene encoding LOW QUALITY PROTEIN: importin-5-like (The sequence of the model RefSeq protein was modified relative to this genomic sequence to represent the inferred CDS: deleted 1 base in 1 codon) has protein sequence MAEQQQFYILLGNLMSPDNDIRKQSEEAYDTIPGQTKITFLLQAIRDAACAEEVKTMAAVLLRRLLSSSFEEIYPGLTVDMQTAIKTELVTSIQTEASPNIRKKVADIAAELCRNLLDDDGNNQWPELLKFLFDSVNSDNVGLREAALHIFWNFPGIFGNQQQHYMEVIKRMLVQCMQDQENPQIRTLAARAAASFVLSNEGNTALLKHFSDLLPGILQAVNESCYQGDDSVLKSLVEIADTAPKYLRPNLEATLQLSLKLCADTTLTNMQRQLALEVIVTLSETAAAMLRKHTAIVASSVPQMLAMMVDLEEDEEWSMADELEDDDFDSNAVAGESALDRMACGLGGKMVLPMIKQHIMTMLQNPDWKYRHAGLMALSAIGEGCHQQMEAILNEIVSFLLLFCQDPHPRVRYAACNAIGQMATDFAPTFQKKFHDKVISALLQTMEDQTNPRVQAHAAAALINFTEDCPKSLLIPYLDSLVQHLHVIMVAKLQELIQKGTKLVLEQVVTSIASVADTAEEKFVPYYDLFMPSLKHIVENAVQKELRLLRGKTIECISLIGLAVGKDKFMPDASAVMQLLLKTQTDFNDLEDDDPQISYMISAWARMCKILGKEFQQYLPVVMGPLMKTASIKPEVALLDTQDMENMSEDDGWEFVNLGDQQSFGIKTAGLEEKATACQMLVCYAKELKEGFVEYTEQVVKLMVPLLKFYFHDGVRVAAAESMPLLLECARVRGPDYLTQMWHFMCDALIKAIGTEPDSDVLSEIMHSFAKCIELMGEGCLNNEHFEELGGILKGKLEEHFKNQELRQAKRQDEDYDEGMEETLQDEDENDVYILTKVSDILHSVFSSYKEQVLPWFEQLLQLIVQLVCPSRPWADRQWGLCIFDDVVEHCSPSSFKYAELFLRAMALSLCDTSPEVRQAAAYGVGVMAQYGGENYRPFCTEALPTLLGVIQSPDSKVKENVNATENCISAVGKVMRFRPECANVNEILPHWLSWLPLNEDKEEAVHTFDFLCDLIESNNPIVLGPDNANLPKIFQIIAEGVANESVKSEDACSKRLANVIRQVQGSGGLWTQCVTMLNETQQKAIQDLLNTA, from the exons ATGGCGGAGCAGCAGCAGTTCTACATCTTGCTGGGCAACCTGATGAGCCCTGACAACGACATCAGGAAACAGTCCGAG GAAGCGTATGACACCATC CCCGGTCAGACAAAGATCACATTTTTGCTGCAGGCCATCCGAGATGCAGCCTGCGCAGAAGAG GTCAAGACTATGGCGGCGGTGCTGCTGCGTCGGCTGCTGTCGTCCTCCTTCGAGGAGATCTACCCCGGCCTGACGGTGGACATGCAGACGGCCATCAAGACAGAGCTGGTCACCAGCATCCAGACAGAGGCCTCGCCCAACATTCGCAAGAAGGTCGCCGACATCGCTGCAGAGCTCTGCCGCAACCTCCTAG ATGATGATGGAAACAACCAGTGGCCAGAGCTGCTCAAGTTCCTGTTTGACTCGGTCAACTCTGACAACGTTGGCCTGAGGGAGGCCGCCCTGCATATATTCTG GAACTTCCCAGGTATCTTTGGCAACCAGCAGCAGCACTACATGGAGGTGATCAAGAGGATGCTGGTCCAGTGTATGCAGGACCAGGAGAACCCGCAG ATCCGTACCCTAGCTGCCCGCGCTGCAGCCTCCTTCGTCTTGTCCAACGAGGGCAACACTGCCCTGCTGAAGCACTTCTCTGACCTGCTGCCAGGCATCTTGCAG GCGGTGAATGAGTCGTGTTACCAGGGAGATGACTCTGTGCTGAAGTCTCTGGTTGAGATCGCTGACACGGCCCCCAAGTACCTGCGCCCCAACCTGGAGGCCACCCTGCAGCTCAGCCTGAAGCTGTGTGCTGACACCACCCTGACCAACATGCAGAGGCAGCTGGCCCTGGAGGTTATCGTCACGCTGTCCGAGACTGCCGCCGCTATGCTGAGGAAACACACCGCCATCGTGGCATCCAGCG TTCCCCAGATGCTGGCTATGATGGTGGAtctggaggaggacgaggagtggTCTATGGCTGATGAGCTGGAGGACGATGACTTTGACAG CAATGCAGTTGCAGGAGAGAGCGCTCTGGACAGAATGGCCTGTGGGCTGGGAGGGAAGATGGTGCTGCCCATGATCAAACAGCACATCATGACTATGTTGCAGAACC ctgactggaagtaCCGCCACGCCGGCCTCATGGCGCTGTCGGCCATCGGGGAGGGCTGCCACCAACAGATGGAGGCCATCCTCAACGAGATCGTCAGCTTCCTGCTACTGTTCTGTCAGGACCCT CACCCCAGAGTCCGTTATGCTGCATGCAACGCCATCGGACAGATGGCCACCGATTTCGCCCCCACCTTCCAAAAGAAATTCCACGATAAG GTGATCTCTGCCCTACTGCAGACCATGGAGGACCAGACCAACCCCCGTGTCCAGGCCCACGCTGCCGCGGCCCTCATCAACTTCACTGAGGACTGTCCCAAGTCCCTCCTGATCCCCTATCTGGACAGCTTGGTCCAGCACCTACATGTCATCATGGTGGCCAAACTACAGGAG CTGATCCAGAAGGGTACCAAGCTGGTTCTGGAGCAGGTGGTGACGTCCATAGCGTCTGTGGCGGACACGGCCGAGGAGAAGTTTGTTCCCTACTACGACCTGTTCATGCCCTCCCTCAAACATATCGTGGAGAACGCTGTGCAGAAGGAGCTGCGGCTGCTCCGAGGGAAGACCATTGAGTGCATCAGCCTCATCGGCCTGGCTGTCGGCAAGGACAAG TTCATGCCTGACGCGTCAGCTGTGATGCAGCTGCTGCTGAAGACCCAGACCGACTTCAATGACCTGGAGGATGACGACCCACAG ATCTCCTACATGATCTCAGCCTGGGCCAGGATGTGTAAGATCCTGGGGAAAGAGTTCCAGCAGTACCTACCTGTGGTCATGGGGCCCCTAATGAAGACTGCCTCTATCAAGCCAGAGGTGGCCCTCCTGGACA CCCAGGACATGGAGAACATGTCTGAGGATGATGGATGGGAGTTTGTGAACCTGGGAGACCAGCAGAGCTTCGGCATCAAGACAGCCGGGCTGGAAGAGAAGGCCACTGCCTGCCAGATGCTG GTGTGCTATGCTAAAGAGTTGAAGGAAGGGTTTGTAGAGTACACAGAACAGGTGGTCAAGCTGATGGTTCCTCTGCTCAAGTTCTACTTCCACGATG GTGTGCGGGTGGCAGCAGCGGAGTCCATGCCCCTGCTGCTGGAGTGTGCGCGGGTACGAGGCCCAGACTACCTCACACAGATGTGGCACTTCATGTGCGACGCCCTCATCAAGGCCATTGGCACAGAGCCAGACTCTGATGTCCTATCAGAAATCATGCATTCGTTTGCCAAG TGTATTGAGTTAATGGGAGAGGGCTGCCTGAACAACGAGCACTTTGAAGAGCTGGGAGGGATTCTGAAGGGGAAGCTGGAGGAACACTTTAAGAACCAGGAGTTGAGACAGGCCAAACGACAGGATGAGGACTACGACGAGGGCATGGAGGAAACTTTACAAGACGAG GATGAAAACGATGTGTACATACTGACCAAGGTGTCAGACATTTTGCACTCTGTGTTCAGCAGCTACAAGGAACAAGTGCTGCCGTGGTTTGAGCAGCTTCTACAGCTCATCGTACAGCTCGTG tgtcCTAGCAGGCCGTGGGCAGACAGGCAGTGGGGTCTGTGCATCTTTGATGACGTGGTTGAGCACTGCAGCCCCTCTTCCTTTAAATACGCGGAACTCTTCCTGCGGGCCATGGCCCTGTCGCTGTGTGACACCAGCCCCGAAGTGAGACAAGCTGCAGCCTACGGCGTAGGAGTCATGGCTCAGTACGGAGGAGAGAACTACCGACCCTTCTGCACCG AGGCACTGCCCACGCTGTTGGGTGTGATCCAGTCTCCAGACTCCAAGGTCAAGGAGAATGTCAACGCCACAGAGAACTGCATCTCAGCCGTGGGCAAGGTCATGAGATTCAGGCCTGAGTGTGCCAATGTCAACGAGATCCTTCCCCATTGGCTCTCCTGGCTGCCACTCAACGAAGACAAGGAGGAAGCTGTGCACACCTTTGACTTCCTTTGTGACCTTATTGAAAG CAACAATCCTATTGTCCTTGGACCAGACAATGCAAATCTTCCCAAGATATTCCAGATCATCGCTGAAGGGGTCGCCAACGAGTCGGTCAAGAGTGAGGATGCATGCAGCAAGAGATTGGCAAATGTCATCCGCCAAGTACAG ggttctggaggactgtGGACCCAGTGTGTTACGATGCTGAATGAAACTCAACAGAAGGCCATCCAAGACCTCCTCAACACTGCTTGA
- the LOC118374890 gene encoding nucleotide triphosphate diphosphatase NUDT15, with product MTQNCRPLKRPGVGVGVLVTDSAHSSCVLVGKRKSAMGKGTYQLPGGHLEFGETWEECAHREVMEEAGVRLKEVRFASVVNSIKLDEQYHYITIIMQGEVDRSYPAEPVNLEPEKNEGWTWTRWDQFSQEDQLFLPLACLRQQGFQPFNTT from the exons ATGACACAAAACTGCAGACCCCTCAAGCGCCCTGGTGTCGGAGTAGGGGTTCTGGTCACAGATTCAGCTCACTCCAGCTGCGTCCTCGTTGGAAAGAGAAAAAGTGCAATGGGCAAAGGAACGTATCAGCTACCTGGCGGTCATCTAGAATTTGG AGAGACCTGGGAAGAATGCGCACACAGGGAGGTGATGGAAGAGGCAGGAGTGCGCCTGAAAGAAGTCAGGTTCGCATCCGTGGTGAACTCCATCAAGCTCGATGAGCAGTACcactacatcaccatcatcatgcAAGGAGAAGTGGACAGGAGCTACCCAGCAGAACCAGTCAATCTCGAACCAGAGAAAAATGAAG gtTGGACATGGACACGGTGGGACCAGTTTTCTCAAGAGGACCAACTCTTCCTGCCTCTGGCCTGCCTGAGACAACAGGGCTTCCAGCCGTTCAACACCACATAA